Proteins from a genomic interval of Lolium perenne isolate Kyuss_39 chromosome 1, Kyuss_2.0, whole genome shotgun sequence:
- the LOC127347823 gene encoding uncharacterized protein, whose protein sequence is MACTKLVSLSLIFLFSIGLASAARVVRYSSSQGTGSGAGEGGGAVNGGGGGAGSGQGAAQSGSGGVSASASGGGGGGGYSQDGGTGFGRGGGTGSSSGQMSQSYGGYGGSSDAGGQGGGGGGGSSGGEDDDCPADDSAGYGTGDGTGSGSSEADNSGGTSYSNANASGNGGGSGGGKNGGTGGGAGNGNGYGNANP, encoded by the coding sequence ATGGCTTGCACTAAGCTTGTCTCCCTCAGCTTGATTTTCCTCTTCAGCATTGGATTAGCAAGCGCTGCCAGGGTAGTAAGATACTCTAGTTCTCAGGGAACCGGCTCCGGAGCGGGAGAGGGTGGTGGGGCAGTGaatggaggcggtggaggagccgGGAGTGGTCAGGGAGCTGCCCAGAGTGGAAGTGGTGGAGTCAGTGCAAGTGCttccggcggcggtggcggcggtggttatTCACAGGATGGAGGTACTGGGTTTGGGCGTGGGGGCGGAACTGGCTCAAGCTCTGGCCAAATGAGCCAATCTTATGGTGGTTATGGCGGAAGTTCAGATGCTGGTGGTcagggtggcggcggtggcggtggcagcAGCGGTGGGGAAGATGACGACTGCCCTGCTGATGACTCGGCTGGTTATGGGACCGGTGATGGCACCGGATCTGGCTCAAGTGAAGCAGATAACAGTGGTGGCACGTCATACTCAAACGCAAATGCTTCAGGTAACGGTGGTGGCTCGGGCGGCGGTAAAAATGGTGGAACTGGTGGTGGTGCAGGAAATGGCAACGGTTACGGCAATGCAAATCCTTAA
- the LOC127299134 gene encoding uncharacterized protein, whose protein sequence is MASTACFVIVSKNDIPIYEAEVGSTPRKEELAYHHQFILHAALYVVQDLACTTNAMFLRSVDRYNDLVVSVYVTAGHTRFMLLHDSCSEGGIKGFFQEVHELYIKIFLNPLYLPGSRIASSHFDTKVRALARKYL, encoded by the exons ATGGCAAGTACAGCATGCTTCGTGATTGTAAGTAAGAATGACATCCCAATCTACGAGGCGGAAGTTGGATCCACACCCAGA AAAGAAGAGCTAGCTTATCACCATCAGTTCATCCTACATGCTGCGCTGTATGTTGTTCAGGACCTAGCATGCACCACAAATGCAAT GTTCCTGAGATCAGTTGATAGATATAATGACCTTGTGGTCTCTGTTTATGTAACTGCCGGTCATA CTAGATTCATGTTGCTTCACGATTCATGTAGCGAGGGTGGAATAAAAGGCTTTTTTCAAGAGGTTCATGAACTTTACATAAAG ATATTCCTCAACCCCCTCTACTTGCCTGGCTCTCGCATCGCGTCCTCTCATTTCGATACCAAGGTCAGGGCTCTTGCAAGGAAGTATCTGTAG